A window from Populus trichocarpa isolate Nisqually-1 chromosome 3, P.trichocarpa_v4.1, whole genome shotgun sequence encodes these proteins:
- the LOC18111161 gene encoding uncharacterized protein LOC18111161 — MNELGSERSKPWNIYTSSDPAPSQTGVIDREAPWKSFGTSMNAISFGFVATAILVSMFLIMAIFEHLFRPTPPFSSPQEVTNGSAESRPLHKLRNPQTVPAAYASDFSVVMPGQQHPTCIAQPAPLPCPRERINWPAHEQIT; from the exons ATGAACGAACTAGGTTCTGAAAGATCAAAGCCATGGAACATATACACAAGTTCAGACCCTGCACCATCTCAAACAGGAGTTATTGACAGGGAAGCTCCATGGAAAAGTTTTGGGACATCCATGAATGCgatttcttttggttttgttgCAACAGCAATCTTGGTATCAATGTTTCTGATAATGGCCATCTTTGAACATCTCTTTCGGCCTACTCCTCCTTTTTCCTCACCTCAGGAGGTCACCAATGGTTCTGCGGAATCAAGACCACTACACAAACTCAGAAATCCACAAACA GTTCCAGCAGCTTATGCATCAGATTTTTCAGTGGTGATGCCTGGACAGCAACACCCTACTTGTATTGCCCAGCCAGCACCTCTACCTTGTCCAAGAGAAAGGATAAATTGGCCTGCCCATGAGCAAATTACTTGA
- the LOC18111160 gene encoding pentatricopeptide repeat-containing protein At3g16610 — translation MQLRTRLSLEYCTVLLESCIQSKSLFRGKLIHQHLLKCLHRTHETNLTNFDVPFEKLVDLYIACSELKIARHVFDKMPHRPKNVVLWNLLIRAYAWNGPYEEAIDLYYKMLGYGITPNRFTFPFVLKACSALKEASEGREIHCDIKRLRLESNVYVSTALVDFYAKCGCLDDAKEVFDKMHKRDVVAWNSMISGFSLHEGSYDEVARLLVQMQNDVSPNSSTIVGVLPAVAQVNSLRHGKEIHGFCVRRGFVGDVVVGTGILDVYGKCQCIDYARRIFDMMGIVKNEVTWSAMVGAYVVCDFMREALELFCQLLMLKDDVIVLSAVTLATVIRVCANLTDLSTGTCLHCYAIKSGFVLDLMVGNTLLSMYAKCGIINGAMRFFNEMDLRDAVSFTAIISGYVQNGNSEEGLRMFLEMQLSGINPEKATLASVLPACAHLAGLHYGSCSHCYAIICGFTADTMICNALIDMYAKCGKIDTARKVFDRMHKRGIVSWNTMIIAYGIHGIGLEALLLFDNMQSEGLKPDDVTFICLISACSHSGLVAEGKYWFNAMTQDFGIIPRMEHYACMVDLLSRAGLFKEVHSFIEKMPLEPDVRVWGALLSACRVYKNVELGEGVSKKIQKLGPESTGNFVLLSNMYSAVGRWDDAAQVRFTQKEQGFEKSPGCSWIEISGVVHTFLGGGYRSHPQLTQISNKLDELLVEMKRLGYQAESSYVFQDVEEEEKERVLLYHSEKLAIAFGILSLSPDKHIIVTKNLRVCGDCHTAIKFISLVTKRDITVRDASRFHHFKDGICNCGDFW, via the coding sequence ATGCAACTGAGAACGCGCCTAAGCCTTGAATATTGCACAGTCCTCCTGGAATCTTGCATTCAATCAAAATCTCTGTTTCGAGGCAAGCTGATCCATCAGCATCTGCTCAAATGCCTACACAGAACCCACGAAACCAATCTTACAAATTTTGATGTGCCATTCGAAAAACTCGTTGATTTATATATAGCTTGCAGTGAACTCAAAATCGCACGCcatgtgtttgataaaatgccCCATAGACCCAAAAATGTTGTTTTATGGAATTTATTGATAAGAGCTTATGCTTGGAATGGTCCCTATGAAGAAGCCATTGATTTGTACTATAAAATGTTGGGTTATGGTATCACACCCAACAGGTTCACCTTCCCTTTTGTTCTCAAAGCGTGTTCGGCTCTAAAAGAAGCAAGTGAAGGAAGAGAGATTCATTGTGACATCAAAAGACTTCGTCTTGAATCTAATGTCTATGTTTCCACCGCTTTGGTTGATTTTTATGCTAAATGTGGGTGTTTGGATGATGCAAAAGaagtgtttgataaaatgcaTAAAAGGGATGTTGTTGCGTGGAATTCGATGATTTCAGGGTTTTCTTTACATGAGGGTTCCTATGATGAGGTCGCACGACTGCTTGTTCAAATGCAAAATGATGTGAGTCCTAATTCATCAACAATTGTTGGTGTCCTTCCTGCTGTCGCTCAAGTGAATTCATTGAGACATGGAAAGGAAATTCATGGGTTTTGTGTTAGGAGGGGCTTCGTTGGCGATGTGGTGGTAGGAACTGGGATTTTGGACGTGTACGGGAAATGTCAGTGCATAGATTATGCCAGGAGAATTTTTGACATGATGGGTATTGTCAAGAATGAGGTGACTTGGAGTGCTATGGTCGGTGCATATGTTGTGTGTGATTTTATGAGGGAGGCATTGGAACTATTTTGTCAGTTGTTGATGCTCAAGGATGATGTAATTGTTCTGTCAGCGGTAACTCTTGCCACTGTTATTCGAGTTTGTGCAAATTTAACTGATTTAAGCACGGGAACTTGCTTGCATTGTTACGCGATAAAATCAggatttgttttggatttgatGGTTGGAAATACTTTACTTTCAATGTATGCCAAGTGTGGGATTATCAATGGTGCAATGaggttttttaatgaaatggaTTTAAGAGATGCAGTTTCGTTCACTGCTATCATTTCAGGCTATGTTCAAAATGGTAATTCTGAAGAGGGTTTGCGCATGTTCCTCGAGATGCAGTTGTCTGGGATAAATCCAGAAAAGGCAACCCTGGCTAGTGTTCTGCCAGCTTGTGCTCATTTGGCTGGTTTACATTATGGGTCTTGCAGCCATTGCTATGCAATCATTTGCGGATTTACAGCCGATACCATGATTTGTAATGCTCTTATTGATATGTACGCAAAATGTGGGAAGATTGACACTGCTAGGAAAGTATTTGACAGGATGCATAAGCGGGGTATTGTGTCATGGAATACCATGATAATTGCTTATGGTATTCATGGGATTGGATTGGAAGCACTATTGTTGTTTGACAACATGCAGTCTGAAGGTTTAAAACCAGATGATGTGACTTTCATTTGTCTCATATCTGCTTGCAGCCATTCGGGACTTGTTGCAGAAGGCAAATACTGGTTTAATGCCATGACTCAAGATTTTGGAATCATCCCCAGAATGGAGCATTATGCATGCATGGTTGATCTTCTAAGCAGGGCTGGGCTTTTCAAAGAGGTGCACAGTTTCATTGAAAAGATGCCACTTGAGCCTGATGTTCGTGTATGGGGTGCCCTGCTTTCTGCTTGTCGAGTCTATAAGAATGTTGAACTAGGGGAAGGAGTGTCAAAGAAAATTCAGAAGCTAGGACCTGAAAGTACTGGGAACTTTGTTCTCCTATCCAATATGTATAGTGCTGTTGGGAGATGGGACGATGCAGCACAGGTTAGGTTCACACAGAAGGAACAGGGTTTTGAGAAAAGTCCTGGATGCAGCTGGATTGAGATAAGTGGGGTTGTCCATACATTTCTTGGTGGTGGATATAGGTCCCACCCACAGCTGACACAAATAAGCAACAAACTTGATGAACTACTGGTGGAGATGAAAAGGTTGGGTTACCAAGCAGAATCTAGCTATGTCTTCCAAGATGTCGAGGAAGAGGAGAAGGAACGAGTCCTTCTTTATCACAGCGAGAAACTAGCTATTGCATTTGGAATTCTTAGTTTGAGCCCCGACAAGCACATCATAGTAACTAAGAATTTGCGAGTTTGTGGTGATTGCCACACtgctattaaatttatttctttggtAACTAAGAGAGACATAACAGTAAGAGATGCAAGtcgatttcatcatttcaaAGACGGAATTTGCAATTGTGGAGATTTCTGGTAA